The segment TTTATCTTTATCGGGAAAATCGGGTGCAAACGAGTTATCCGATCGCGATCGGTAAAACAGGTTGGGAAACTCCCACAGGCAGTTTTAAAGTAATGCAAATGATCCGCAATCCAGCCTGGGAACATCCTTGGACGGGACAGGTCGTTCCTCCAGGGCCAAATAATCCTTTGGGAACCAGGTGGATCGCCTTTTGGACTGATGGCAAGAACTCGATCGGATTTCACGGTACGCCAAACGAACGATTAATCGGACAAGCCGTTTCCCACGGGTGCATCAGAATGCGAAATCAGGATGTGGTGGCTTTGTACGAACAAGTGAGTGTAGGAACTCCAGTGATTGTAGAACGTTAGGAGAAGAAGGCAGGGGGCAGG is part of the Leptolyngbyaceae cyanobacterium genome and harbors:
- a CDS encoding L,D-transpeptidase, with protein sequence MGVMVRGKLLSQKLMLCCFSTVILLSSAQQGATASGPIAQGLASKETMLESHLPVLESPANMVLPARTNPIENTRLVIRLRERRVYLYRENRVQTSYPIAIGKTGWETPTGSFKVMQMIRNPAWEHPWTGQVVPPGPNNPLGTRWIAFWTDGKNSIGFHGTPNERLIGQAVSHGCIRMRNQDVVALYEQVSVGTPVIVER